A genomic stretch from Candidatus Thiothrix anitrata includes:
- a CDS encoding helix-turn-helix domain-containing protein yields the protein MLIHDQIRTRRRHLGLTQAAMKTRIGMGQQQYQRIEAGGNANLDTLKLIADGLNAELMLIPRQRVQAVLDLLKSADTRANVENDAPLENPWQDFLADLYEETDT from the coding sequence ATGCTTATCCACGATCAAATCCGCACCCGCCGCCGCCATTTGGGGCTAACCCAAGCCGCTATGAAAACCCGCATCGGCATGGGTCAACAGCAATACCAGCGCATTGAAGCCGGTGGCAATGCCAACCTCGACACCCTGAAACTGATTGCCGATGGGTTGAATGCCGAATTGATGTTAATCCCGCGTCAACGGGTGCAAGCCGTGCTGGATTTGCTCAAGAGTGCCGACACCCGCGCCAATGTTGAGAATGACGCGCCCCTCGAAAATCCTTGGCAAGATTTCCTCGCTGATTTGTATGAGGAAACCGACACATGA
- a CDS encoding type II toxin-antitoxin system HipA family toxin produces the protein MNQPVASVLALHLHGTLVAYLTGFAGGHNILTFTPDYLQASTRPTFTLTQLGKPTMLDKPWQTRQRLHPVLSNLLPEGALREWAAHQLKIHPDNEFPLLAWLGNDLPGALIATPVEPQHVPTWALNQRSQVTPLVVPVSHYGQRFSLAGVQMKFSGKRKDGRYHVSRTGELGNWIIKTPSTLYPQVPANEYTCMTLAGLAGVNIPEIRLIPLADLDGLPNIPLPAETHAYAIRRFDRDEAEGRIHTEDFAQILQKYPHEKYRDSNYEMLGRILLQYSHDGVADLQQLARRLLVNILLGNGDAHLKNWTVFYPDHITPQLAPAYDILHTQTYITGETRAALNLGNEKDWYKLGWQHFQQWATKSGVAWPVIETVLQDTLERAHELWPAALAALPMLETQQAALRAHWQRLHPAWRIASDKLC, from the coding sequence ATGAACCAGCCTGTCGCCAGCGTCTTGGCATTACACCTGCACGGCACACTCGTTGCATACCTGACGGGTTTTGCGGGTGGGCATAACATCCTCACGTTTACACCTGACTATTTACAGGCCAGCACGCGCCCAACCTTTACGCTGACTCAATTGGGCAAACCCACCATGCTGGATAAACCTTGGCAAACGCGCCAACGTTTGCACCCGGTACTGTCCAATTTGTTGCCCGAAGGCGCATTGCGGGAATGGGCAGCGCACCAACTGAAAATTCACCCGGACAATGAATTTCCTTTGCTGGCATGGCTTGGCAACGATTTACCCGGTGCGTTGATTGCCACGCCAGTTGAACCGCAACACGTTCCTACTTGGGCATTAAATCAGCGTAGCCAAGTGACTCCGCTAGTCGTGCCCGTCAGTCATTATGGGCAACGTTTTTCTCTTGCGGGCGTACAAATGAAATTTTCCGGCAAACGCAAAGATGGGCGTTATCACGTCAGTCGGACAGGGGAATTGGGCAACTGGATCATCAAAACGCCGTCCACCCTTTACCCTCAAGTGCCCGCAAATGAATACACCTGCATGACGCTGGCAGGTTTGGCAGGGGTCAATATTCCTGAAATCCGCCTGATACCGCTGGCTGACTTGGACGGTTTACCCAATATTCCCTTGCCTGCGGAAACCCATGCCTACGCTATTCGTCGCTTTGATCGGGATGAGGCCGAGGGGCGTATTCATACCGAAGATTTCGCTCAAATCTTGCAAAAATACCCGCATGAAAAATACCGCGACAGCAATTACGAAATGTTGGGGCGCATCCTGCTGCAATACAGCCACGATGGAGTAGCCGATTTACAACAACTGGCACGCCGCCTGCTGGTCAATATCCTACTGGGGAATGGCGATGCGCACCTGAAAAACTGGACGGTTTTCTACCCCGACCACATCACGCCGCAACTTGCCCCTGCGTATGACATCCTGCACACCCAAACCTACATTACGGGTGAAACGCGGGCAGCGTTAAATCTTGGCAATGAAAAGGATTGGTACAAACTTGGCTGGCAACATTTCCAGCAATGGGCAACCAAATCCGGGGTAGCTTGGCCTGTTATTGAAACGGTATTGCAAGACACCCTAGAACGCGCCCACGAATTGTGGCCTGCGGCATTGGCAGCATTACCGATGTTGGAAACACAGCAAGCGGCGTTGCGGGCGCATTGGCAACGGCTACATCCGGCATGGCGGATTGCATCCGATAAATTATGCTAA
- a CDS encoding DUF433 domain-containing protein, whose protein sequence is MSMVVSDPAILGGALVFKSTRVPVRNLFDYLLAGDSVKDFLEDFPTVSFEQIRYALQSHSSCQQPL, encoded by the coding sequence ATGTCAATGGTAGTCAGTGACCCTGCGATTTTAGGTGGGGCATTAGTATTCAAATCAACCCGCGTCCCCGTGCGCAACCTGTTTGATTACCTGCTGGCAGGCGACAGTGTGAAAGATTTTCTGGAAGACTTTCCTACCGTTTCTTTTGAGCAAATCCGATACGCGCTGCAATCTCATTCGAGCTGCCAGCAACCGCTTTGA
- a CDS encoding GNAT family N-acetyltransferase, with translation MTAAIHHDTHQNLRPHLPQLRVELAATPADVYASQRLRYEIFAKEQGAQLESANEGIDRDHYDHYCHHLLVRRTDNNEVVGSTRILTTPNARKAGSFYSENEFDLRGLFPQLKGNAIEIGRTCIHPDFRNGAGIGMLWLGLAQFMEMHRVDFMFGCASISMNDGGAQTSAIMQEARANNLAPAELRVKPLMHLLPAQPAAKVNMPPLLKAYLKLGAWVAGEPCLDPDFNVADIFILLDVNNLNTRYHRHFVQGSLQRRPVSDVGLLQAA, from the coding sequence ATGACCGCCGCTATTCACCACGACACCCACCAAAACTTACGTCCGCATCTGCCGCAATTGCGGGTAGAACTCGCTGCCACCCCCGCTGATGTGTATGCATCGCAACGCCTGCGCTATGAAATCTTCGCCAAAGAGCAAGGCGCACAGCTAGAAAGTGCCAATGAAGGCATCGACCGCGACCATTACGACCACTACTGCCATCACCTGCTGGTGCGTCGCACTGATAATAATGAAGTGGTTGGTTCCACCCGCATTCTTACCACCCCGAATGCGCGGAAAGCGGGCAGCTTTTACTCCGAAAATGAATTCGACCTGCGCGGCCTGTTCCCGCAATTGAAAGGCAATGCGATTGAAATCGGACGCACCTGCATTCACCCCGACTTCCGCAATGGCGCGGGCATCGGCATGTTGTGGCTGGGTTTGGCGCAATTCATGGAAATGCACCGCGTGGATTTCATGTTCGGGTGCGCCAGCATCAGCATGAACGACGGCGGCGCACAAACGTCTGCGATTATGCAGGAAGCCCGCGCCAACAACCTCGCTCCTGCTGAACTGCGCGTCAAACCGTTGATGCACTTACTGCCAGCGCAACCTGCCGCCAAAGTGAATATGCCGCCACTGCTGAAAGCCTACCTGAAACTCGGCGCGTGGGTAGCAGGCGAACCGTGCCTCGATCCTGATTTCAACGTCGCTGATATTTTCATCCTGCTGGACGTGAACAACCTCAATACCCGCTATCACCGCCATTTTGTGCAAGGCAGTTTGCAACGCCGCCCGGTCAGCGACGTGGGTTTATTGCAAGCGGCATAA
- the pstC gene encoding phosphate ABC transporter permease subunit PstC produces MSTLGILLTLTVLAAFSYYIGRKRSLALATPVKRGGNDLHSLPSYYGYLVVVWAIIPALLVFALWSMAEKPLLTSNMMSNLPAEYQGKSADELSLTTNRIHNLANDPAQLATAEPVLKAAAEEYQQMQSLSNTIKTVLVLALAIAGIFIGLRHVKPKTRARNQVERVVQYIMIGCASIAILTTVGIVFSVLFESYRFFGHVPATDFLFGTHWSPQTAMRADQAGSSGAFGAVPLFVGTLLISFIALLVAVPLGLMSAIYLSEYAGPKLRAYAKPAMEVLAGIPTVVYGFFAALTVAPFIRELGESLGLSVASESALAAGLVMGIMIIPFMSSLSDDVINAVPQSLRDGSYGMGATKSETIKQVILPAALPGIVGAFLLAASRAIGETMIVVMAAGLAANLTVNPLDSVTTVTVYIVKLLTGDQEFDSAKTLAAFALGLSLFVVTLILNVVALHIVRKYREQYD; encoded by the coding sequence ATGAGTACCTTGGGTATCTTGCTGACGCTAACGGTGTTAGCAGCATTCAGCTATTACATCGGCCGCAAACGCTCACTCGCACTCGCTACCCCGGTGAAGCGTGGCGGTAACGACCTGCATTCCTTGCCCAGTTACTACGGGTATCTGGTGGTGGTCTGGGCGATTATTCCGGCGTTGCTGGTATTTGCCTTGTGGTCAATGGCAGAAAAGCCGCTGTTAACCTCCAACATGATGTCAAACCTACCAGCGGAATATCAGGGTAAATCGGCGGATGAGCTGAGCCTTACCACTAACCGCATCCATAATCTGGCAAACGACCCAGCACAACTGGCAACGGCTGAACCCGTTTTGAAAGCGGCAGCAGAGGAATACCAGCAAATGCAGTCCCTGAGCAATACCATCAAAACGGTGTTGGTGTTGGCGCTGGCAATTGCAGGGATATTCATTGGTTTGCGTCATGTGAAACCCAAAACCCGTGCGCGTAATCAGGTGGAACGGGTGGTGCAGTACATTATGATTGGCTGCGCTTCCATCGCGATTTTGACCACGGTGGGGATTGTGTTTTCGGTCTTGTTTGAGTCTTACCGCTTTTTTGGGCATGTGCCAGCGACTGACTTTCTGTTTGGGACACACTGGAGTCCGCAAACCGCGATGCGGGCAGATCAGGCGGGCAGCTCCGGCGCATTCGGTGCAGTCCCCTTATTTGTCGGTACACTGTTGATCTCGTTTATTGCTTTGCTGGTTGCCGTGCCTTTGGGGTTGATGTCAGCCATTTACCTATCTGAATACGCCGGACCTAAATTACGTGCTTACGCAAAACCTGCGATGGAAGTATTGGCGGGTATTCCTACCGTGGTTTACGGCTTTTTCGCCGCCCTCACGGTGGCTCCGTTTATTCGTGAACTGGGTGAATCATTGGGGTTGAGTGTGGCATCTGAGAGTGCGTTGGCAGCAGGCTTAGTCATGGGGATTATGATTATCCCGTTTATGTCATCGTTATCCGATGACGTTATCAACGCCGTACCACAGTCGTTGCGCGACGGTTCTTACGGTATGGGAGCTACCAAGTCGGAAACCATCAAACAGGTTATCTTACCAGCGGCATTGCCAGGGATTGTGGGTGCTTTTTTGTTGGCTGCTTCGCGGGCAATCGGTGAAACCATGATTGTAGTAATGGCGGCAGGTCTGGCTGCTAACCTAACGGTTAATCCGCTGGATTCCGTCACTACCGTTACCGTCTACATTGTGAAATTGCTCACAGGTGACCAAGAATTTGACAGTGCCAAAACCTTGGCGGCATTTGCCCTTGGCTTAAGCCTGTTTGTTGTTACTTTGATTCTGAACGTGGTGGCACTGCATATCGTGCGCAAATACCGCGAACAATACGATTAA
- the pstA gene encoding phosphate ABC transporter permease PstA: MSTTTEKVKATLGKRYAREKRFRFYGITAIALSILFLVILLTDIIGKGYPAFTSTYIKLDVHLDAQTLGVTADSTPEQLRTANYNTVVRKSLDALLPGVESRKEKKALRGLVSGDAQYELQRQVMADPALIGTNQSVWVLADDDIDTYYKGHVDRTLPESDRRIKDFQLVWLDKLEAEGRIDSQFNTILFTRGDSREPEEAGILSALIGSFYTLLVTLALSFPIGVAAAIYLEEFAPKNNFWVDLIEVNINNLAAVPSIVFGLLGLAVFIQLFGMPRSAPLVGGLVLTLMTLPTIIIATRAALRAVPPSIREGALGIGASKSQTVFQNVLPLAMPGILTGTIIGMAQALGETAPLLMIGMVAFIMDVPSSVTSPSTVLPVQIFLWSDSPERAFIERTSAAIMVLLAFLVSMNLLAVILRKRFERRW; this comes from the coding sequence ATGAGTACCACGACTGAGAAAGTTAAAGCGACCCTAGGGAAACGCTACGCCCGTGAAAAACGCTTTCGTTTTTATGGCATAACAGCCATTGCCTTAAGCATTTTGTTTCTGGTGATTTTGCTGACGGATATTATTGGCAAAGGCTATCCTGCCTTCACCAGCACCTACATCAAACTTGATGTGCACTTAGATGCGCAAACTCTTGGTGTCACTGCCGATTCCACGCCTGAACAATTACGCACCGCCAATTACAATACGGTGGTAAGAAAGAGTCTGGATGCGCTGCTTCCCGGTGTGGAAAGCAGGAAAGAGAAGAAGGCACTGCGGGGTTTGGTGAGTGGCGATGCGCAGTACGAACTGCAACGTCAGGTTATGGCGGATCCCGCATTGATTGGCACTAACCAATCCGTATGGGTGTTGGCGGATGACGATATTGACACCTATTACAAAGGTCATGTTGATCGCACCCTTCCCGAAAGTGATCGCCGCATCAAAGACTTCCAATTGGTTTGGTTGGATAAACTTGAAGCAGAGGGACGCATCGACAGCCAGTTTAATACCATACTGTTCACACGGGGCGATTCACGTGAACCGGAAGAGGCAGGGATTTTAAGTGCCTTGATTGGCTCGTTCTACACCTTGCTGGTGACACTCGCCTTATCCTTCCCGATTGGGGTAGCTGCGGCGATTTATCTGGAAGAGTTTGCTCCCAAGAATAATTTCTGGGTGGATTTGATTGAGGTCAATATTAATAACCTCGCTGCCGTGCCATCCATTGTGTTTGGTTTATTGGGCTTGGCGGTATTTATCCAGTTATTTGGAATGCCACGTTCTGCACCATTAGTGGGCGGGTTAGTACTGACCCTGATGACCTTGCCGACCATTATTATTGCCACCCGTGCGGCATTACGGGCTGTGCCACCTTCCATCCGGGAAGGTGCTTTGGGTATCGGCGCATCCAAAAGCCAAACCGTGTTCCAGAATGTGTTGCCACTGGCAATGCCAGGCATCCTCACCGGTACGATTATCGGCATGGCGCAAGCGTTGGGTGAAACCGCTCCGTTGCTGATGATCGGTATGGTTGCCTTCATTATGGATGTCCCCAGTAGCGTGACTTCACCATCAACCGTGTTGCCGGTACAGATATTCCTGTGGTCTGACAGCCCGGAACGTGCGTTTATTGAACGCACCTCAGCCGCGATTATGGTACTGCTGGCATTCTTGGTGTCGATGAACCTGCTCGCCGTCATCCTGCGTAAACGCTTTGAGCGTCGCTGGTGA
- the pstB gene encoding phosphate ABC transporter ATP-binding protein PstB — protein MTEATIDMTTKAVPKFSTAASGGREEFAHTIDGTIGKPYLDGKDTKFFCRGVNVFYGDTKQAIFDVNMDIGKNEVISMIGPSGCGKSTFLRCLNRMNDTIAGCRVTGDIKLDGEDIHGKEQDPVLLRARVGMVFQKPNPFPKSIYDNVAYGPRLHGLAANRAELDDIVEQSLTKAGLFKEVKDRLQAPGTGLSGGQQQRLCIARTIAVSPEVILMDEPTSALDPIATATIEELIDELRASFTICIVTHSMQQAARISQRTAYFHLGYLVELNDTKTVFTNPQHQLTENYITGRFG, from the coding sequence ATGACTGAAGCGACAATTGATATGACAACGAAAGCAGTACCCAAATTTAGCACCGCTGCCAGCGGCGGACGTGAAGAATTTGCCCACACCATTGACGGCACGATCGGCAAGCCGTATCTGGATGGCAAAGACACCAAATTCTTCTGCCGGGGCGTGAACGTATTTTACGGTGATACCAAGCAAGCGATTTTCGATGTCAATATGGACATCGGGAAGAACGAAGTCATTTCCATGATTGGTCCATCCGGTTGTGGCAAATCCACTTTCCTGCGCTGCCTGAACCGCATGAATGACACCATTGCAGGTTGTCGCGTGACCGGTGACATTAAGCTCGATGGTGAGGATATTCACGGCAAAGAACAAGATCCGGTACTGCTTCGCGCCCGTGTTGGTATGGTATTCCAAAAGCCAAACCCGTTCCCAAAATCCATCTATGACAACGTAGCCTATGGCCCGCGCCTGCACGGTCTGGCGGCTAACCGTGCCGAATTGGATGATATTGTGGAGCAAAGTTTAACCAAAGCCGGTTTATTCAAAGAAGTCAAAGATCGTCTGCAAGCACCAGGCACGGGGCTTTCTGGTGGTCAGCAGCAACGTCTGTGCATTGCGCGTACCATTGCGGTTAGCCCGGAAGTTATTCTGATGGATGAGCCGACCTCCGCACTTGATCCGATTGCCACCGCGACTATCGAGGAATTGATTGACGAATTACGCGCAAGCTTTACTATTTGTATAGTAACCCATTCGATGCAACAAGCAGCGCGGATTTCGCAACGCACCGCTTATTTCCATCTGGGTTATCTGGTTGAATTGAACGACACCAAAACTGTCTTCACCAACCCACAACACCAATTAACTGAAAATTACATTACAGGCCGCTTCGGCTAA
- the phoU gene encoding phosphate signaling complex protein PhoU, translated as MNTTQHTSQKYNHELEEARSKLMTMGGLVETQVTNAIKALLERDSALGEKVAYSDHEINAMEVLLDEHCAEIIARRQPAASDLRLLITIIKVITDLERIGDEAEKVGRYAVEMTETATYGDLHNSLRHLGEHVKAMLSNTLDALARLDVAQAMQVVKNDQKVDDEFDSITRQLYTRMLEDPRNIKDSLNVTWCARSLERVGDHCKNICEYVIYLVKGKDVRHTNLESIRETILGDD; from the coding sequence ATGAACACAACACAGCATACATCTCAGAAATACAATCACGAGCTGGAAGAAGCCCGCAGCAAACTGATGACAATGGGTGGTTTAGTCGAAACCCAAGTCACCAATGCCATCAAGGCGTTGCTGGAACGTGATAGTGCTTTGGGTGAAAAAGTCGCGTATTCCGACCATGAAATCAATGCAATGGAGGTCTTACTCGACGAACATTGCGCCGAAATCATTGCGCGTCGCCAGCCAGCAGCCAGCGATTTGCGCTTGCTAATCACCATTATCAAAGTCATTACTGACCTTGAGCGTATTGGTGATGAGGCTGAAAAAGTCGGACGTTACGCGGTGGAAATGACTGAAACCGCTACCTATGGCGATTTACATAATTCACTGCGCCACTTGGGTGAACACGTGAAGGCTATGCTGAGCAACACCTTGGACGCGCTGGCACGTTTGGACGTTGCTCAAGCGATGCAGGTGGTGAAGAATGACCAGAAAGTGGATGATGAATTCGACTCTATTACCCGCCAGCTCTACACCCGCATGTTGGAAGACCCACGCAATATCAAAGACAGCTTGAATGTCACTTGGTGTGCGCGTTCACTGGAGCGAGTCGGTGACCACTGCAAAAACATTTGCGAATACGTGATTTATCTGGTGAAAGGCAAAGACGTGCGTCACACCAACTTAGAAAGTATCCGCGAAACGATTTTGGGTGATGATTAA
- the phoB gene encoding phosphate regulon transcriptional regulator PhoB → MKKHILCIEDEAAIRSMIRFSLEREGYVVTEAADARAARDAAASSPPDLMLVDWMLPDISGPELIRRFRHDPLTRDIPIIMLTAKSEEDDMIHGLDAGADDYLIKPVSLKALSARIKALLRRSEGFDEQRVINAGRLQLNQNAHQLRIDGAPVHLGTTEYRLLEFFMQHPEKVYSRAQLLDFVWGQNTYIEERTVDVHVLRLRKTLKTHAADNVIQTIRGAGYLFSAIESTGD, encoded by the coding sequence ATGAAAAAACACATCCTGTGCATTGAGGACGAAGCCGCTATCCGTTCCATGATTCGTTTTTCGCTGGAACGCGAAGGCTATGTGGTGACAGAAGCAGCGGATGCTCGTGCAGCCCGTGATGCAGCAGCATCCAGCCCACCGGATTTAATGCTGGTGGACTGGATGTTGCCGGACATTTCCGGGCCGGAACTGATCCGGCGTTTCCGCCATGACCCGTTGACCCGCGACATTCCCATTATCATGCTCACCGCCAAAAGCGAAGAGGATGACATGATTCACGGGCTAGATGCGGGTGCGGATGATTACCTGATCAAACCGGTGTCGCTGAAAGCCCTGAGTGCGCGGATCAAAGCCCTATTACGCCGTTCCGAGGGTTTCGACGAACAGCGGGTGATCAATGCCGGGCGTTTGCAACTCAACCAAAATGCGCACCAATTGCGCATCGACGGTGCGCCTGTGCATCTCGGCACGACCGAATACCGCCTGCTGGAATTTTTCATGCAGCACCCCGAAAAAGTCTATTCCCGCGCTCAATTGCTGGACTTTGTATGGGGTCAAAATACCTATATCGAAGAACGCACTGTTGATGTGCATGTGCTACGCTTGCGCAAAACCTTGAAGACTCACGCCGCAGATAACGTGATTCAAACCATCCGGGGTGCTGGCTATTTATTTAGTGCAATCGAATCAACAGGTGATTGA
- the phoR gene encoding phosphate regulon sensor histidine kinase PhoR, translating to MPNNYWSVERYRLAFVVGFGFVLAWLTPYPFPIMVLILLGYIGWMLHKLYQLQRWLTNGQKPEEMPDSDGAWEQIAYLFHKSQQKSAERKQRQKELLRRFDNVLSVLPDAAILLDADNHIQWANKSAAKLLNIINATDRGKRIDTLLRNPDLHKLLEENSERKVTFPAPRNSNLTLRARLLPLQGGSRVLSVRDISEGIQLQKTRKAFIANASHELRTPLTVLTGYIELFEQDPDLPEYLRSPLQQSREQAARMQQIISDMLALSRLESQEITPLMGNRVNVPVMLENSIQAIRDTLASDTHRLETQIEPDLCVCGSEKDINSVITNLLANAVKHTPAGTTIRIRWESTEDGQACLSVTDNGLGIPEKHLPHLTERFYRVDEGRSRASGGTGLGLAIVKHVIQWHNGKLTITSKPGNTEFKACFPAKRVLD from the coding sequence ATGCCGAACAACTATTGGAGTGTGGAGCGCTATCGGTTAGCCTTCGTAGTAGGCTTCGGTTTTGTGCTCGCATGGTTAACTCCTTATCCTTTCCCCATTATGGTGCTGATTCTGCTGGGTTATATCGGCTGGATGTTGCACAAACTCTATCAATTGCAACGTTGGCTAACCAATGGGCAGAAGCCGGAAGAAATGCCCGATAGTGACGGAGCATGGGAACAAATTGCCTATTTGTTCCACAAGTCTCAACAAAAAAGTGCCGAGCGTAAGCAAAGGCAAAAAGAATTGCTGAGACGTTTTGATAACGTTTTGTCGGTATTACCAGATGCGGCGATTTTACTGGATGCTGACAACCACATTCAGTGGGCAAATAAATCTGCGGCCAAATTGCTCAATATCATCAACGCAACCGATAGGGGCAAGCGTATCGATACCTTGTTACGCAACCCCGACTTACACAAATTGCTGGAAGAAAACAGCGAACGCAAAGTCACCTTTCCCGCACCGCGCAATAGCAACCTGACCCTGCGGGCACGGTTATTGCCTTTACAAGGTGGCTCACGGGTATTAAGTGTGCGCGACATTAGCGAAGGCATACAATTGCAAAAAACCCGTAAAGCATTCATTGCCAATGCTTCCCACGAATTACGCACTCCGCTGACTGTGCTGACCGGCTATATCGAGTTGTTTGAACAAGACCCGGATTTGCCGGAGTATTTACGTAGTCCCTTGCAACAATCCCGCGAACAAGCCGCCCGGATGCAGCAAATCATCAGTGATATGCTGGCATTGTCACGGCTGGAAAGTCAGGAAATTACTCCACTGATGGGTAATCGTGTCAATGTGCCTGTGATGCTGGAAAACAGCATCCAAGCCATTCGCGACACTTTGGCAAGTGATACGCACCGATTGGAAACCCAAATTGAACCCGATTTATGCGTGTGCGGCTCGGAAAAAGACATTAACAGCGTGATCACCAACTTGCTGGCGAATGCGGTGAAACATACTCCCGCTGGCACCACTATCCGCATCCGCTGGGAAAGCACTGAGGATGGGCAAGCCTGCCTGAGCGTGACCGACAACGGCCTTGGCATTCCTGAGAAACACCTGCCGCATTTGACCGAACGCTTCTACCGTGTGGATGAAGGGCGTTCGCGTGCCAGTGGTGGCACAGGGTTGGGTCTAGCGATTGTGAAGCACGTGATACAGTGGCATAACGGCAAGCTGACGATTACCAGCAAACCGGGGAATACTGAGTTCAAAGCGTGTTTTCCGGCGAAGCGGGTATTGGATTAG